ACATCAAATGTactgagaataaaaaaaaaactgcacaatCGAAACCTGCATCAGGACAAAATCCCAGTTTTCAGGAGGATTGCAACTCGATAAAACAGATGTGAACAGAAATGGAAAAGAGAGCGCGGCTGGAAGGTGGTCAGgtctaaaaaaatatatattttaatcgccatcacactgaaaaaaagacTAGAAACATCTTCAGAGGGGTAGAAAGATTTACTTTAAGAATTTCACAACCCTATatgttttaatttattgttgTATTATTTCAAAAATCAACACCAACCACGAGACGTTCTGGACAACAAGAACATTTTGGTGGCTCAAGTGTTTTCACCGGTGAATGTTGGGTTATATGTAGTAGATGCACATAAATCACCACCAAAGCCATTTAAATCGGCATCAAAATGAACCTTGAGGTGCTTCTTCAGATTACAGTTCTTTGTGAAACTTTTCCCACATTTAACACAGACGAAGGGTTTTTCCCCGGTGTGTGTGCGTTGATGCATGTCAAGAGTACATTTCTGGATGAAACCCTTTCCGCAGAGAGGACAGCGATAAGGTTTCTCGCCCGTGTGTGTTCGCTGGTGTGTGTACAAATGTCCCCGTTGAGCATATCTCTTTCCACACAGTGTGCATCTGTACGGTTTCTCCCCCGTGTGACTTCTTTGGTGTATTTCGAGCTGACTAAAGCATTTGAAATTCTTACCACAATGCAGGCAACAAACCCTCTTAATATTAGAGTTCCAGAAACTATGGATCTTCATATTTCTGTGCAATGAAGGGCCTTGAGGAGGTGGATTAGCGGCATCACTTCTTATGTCTGCGACTTGGACTTTTGAAGTCCAACATGTGTCACTTCTTCCTGGTCCACGCTGTGAGAACTGGGTGCTTGGTGATGCAAAATTGTCAGTGAAGATAGACTGTGTTGTAGTGTCCAGATCCTTTGTCACAACTGGGCTCTTCAGCATGTCTGTATTTGAAAAACAGAGGGCAGTTAGATAAGGTCAATTAACAGTAACACATATTTGTgatgcaataaaatgaaaaatcagaCTGCATTTGTTCCAAAAAATGACAATTCGGCGATACTACCCAAACATTCAGTGAAGTTAGTATTTGCATCAGTGTAAAAGCAAATGAAAGAATCGTTGGAACTAACATTTGCTTCCGACTGTTAAATGTTCTCGCGAGGACTGTCCCAATTCTTCGGAAGTTAAATTGAGGAACGTAGCTTTCTCAATCTTGAGGAACTCCAGTGACCTCCCTCAGTaatgaggaatacccagaatcctttgcaCAGTAGATAGAAacgaaaacaacaaacaagcatTTTCTTTGGTAACAGAGatataaaagataaaaaacaaGCGTTGTCGGTGATCCTGTAAATGCAGGACATACCTGCATTAAGGAGTGTCCTATTTCTAAGGAACAAAATCTTCCTTAacccttggttttgaggaatGAGGTTGAGAGTTAAAGCTTGAGGACAGAGTTtaaggattaaggaaggaattggaattcacacTTGAACACTCAACCTCATTCCTCAAAACCAAGGTTTAAGGAAGATTTTGTTCCTTAGAAATGGGGCACTCCTTCATGCGGCCCTAGCCAGTTGGGGGCAGCTTTACGCCAAAGTGGCGTCCATCTGTCAGAAGAAGAGTGGGCACGAAGCATTTACAGGACCAGCCACAATGCCGTCTGcagctgtgtttttgtcttttatatctTCACAAACAAAGAAACCACTTAGATTTGTAGCTTATTTCTTTGTTGCTTTCAATGCCATTTTTTTATATCTGGATACTACACAAAGGATTATAGGTGTGCGCATTTTTGAGCATGAAGTTtgagtttgaggatgaaggaaggaaatgGAATTTGGCTCAGAAGATTTCCTCACCAATTTCCATACATATAACCGTTTCTTATGTTTATCTGTTGCTCTCATCTTAGGTATGAACTGAcccagtaaaataaaaaataaatgaaaacattcttcacCATATTTTAAGCATACCAGTTTCAGCTTCTCTTCCTTGTTTGCTCTGTTTAATGTCCACATCTTGGGGTTCTTCCTTTAACGCGGACGGTGCATCCTGCTCTTTTGCTGGTTGTAGAACCTAATGATGAGAGAGAACACTGAAGACTGTAGGGTATTGATTCTGGTCAGACTTGTTTCTCACCCACAATACATTGGATAAGTCAGATGACCATCTTACTTCAGAGGTTGCATGCTCTTCACTCCGGTGTGTTGCCGAAGACGAGGTGATGGTTTCCCATTGATTCTCActgaaatgaatcattttaacAACAGTTTGTTAACATCAGGTGTGTTTCACAATATGTCAGTGAAAATGAACCTTAATGTTTTGGATCTAGTCCGGTCAGCCTCCAACGACGAACCATCCTCCCCAGCTGACGAGCAAGATGCTGCCTGAGCAATGTTAAGCAATTTCTCCATCAGTTGAAGCTTCTCGGTGAGGGATGCGATTTCGTTCCGCCCTCGAGTTATCTCGATTTTGAGCATTTTGGACTCGATCTCAACCAGCCTGCCTATTTCCATGACAGCGGTTTTGCTGAGCGCGTCCATGATCGACGCCAGCTGCGTCTGGAAGGAGAAGGTTGTCGACATGGTTCGGGAGCGCCTCGAATCCCAACTATTTTGAGCAGaacgcagaaaaaaaaatctactttcagtgaggaggaggaggaggaggaagctgcgTGCCCAAGCTTGGGGTGGTAGCGATAGCGGACGGAAGCGACGCACGGTTGCCATCTGGTGGTGTGGCAGACACGCTGCACGTCGCGGCAACTGTCGCCTTTCATACCAAACTGCGGAGccttggaagtgacatgcatttatttattaattggatgtgacatgcaacACACATATTAACTTACAAATCCGACAATGTcgttgttggtttgtttttccctcGATAACTTCTCGTTCTCAGACGGGATAAGACTTCAATACCCATGAAGCACCGCGACATTAACAAGTGTTGTTATTGGCTTCTTAGAAGCCGGAAGTGTCGCAATGACTTGCGCACTAGTCGGCTGCAAAGCTTCATGTCAAATCTCTCTTCGGATTCTCGATCAGTGAGTAAACGACATAGTGACTCAAGTGTAAAAATCTTGAATTGTGTCACcgattaaacaaaaaaaaaatgcgatGTACTCATGTGGTGCGTCGTATAATTCGTTGTCAAATGAACGTGCATTGTGACGTTAAACCGACTAACTGAATTATTATGATCTACACAATGTTTACAGCGTTTAACGCAATGTATTGTTATCCACATGTTCTTACCTTAACTTCCTCTTCTTAAAACCTGTGTTTCAACAGATATGACCGGCAGGAGAGTTGTTGTCTTCCCTTCTGGGGCTGAACTCGGACCAGCATTGGCGCAGTTGGTGacatctcgggctgaaaaggccATCAGCGCTCGAGGAAGGTTTACTTTGGGACTGTCTGGAGGAAGCCTCGTGTCGATGCTGAGCAAAGAGCTTCTCGCTCTACCAAAGTTGGACTGCAGCAAATGGGTGGTTGGTTTCTGTGATGAGAGGCGGGTGCCATTTGATGATCCAGAAAGCACCTATGGACTCTACAGGGTATCATAGCATTACTACAATATTGTCACAACTAACAATATTTACCAAACAATCTTTGTGATCATTGCTTCTGTTGCAGAGTCAACTTTTTTCCAAGGTGAACATTCCTGACAGTGGCATTTTAACCATTGACCCATCTCAGCCAGTGGCTGAATGTGCAGAGGACTATACAGCAAAATTAAAGAAGGTAAATCTCACCAACaagttacattttaaatgactaGACTGTTTTGCATGTTGCATCATAACCAAATGTGAATTCATCACAGGCGTTTCCAGATGATGACATTCCCATTTTTGACATGCTGCTGTTGGGCATGGGGCCTGATGGACACACGTGCTCCTTGTTCCCAGACCACCCTCTTTTAGAGGTGAGAAGTAGCTTGATACAGTGGTTTATCCTGACTGTAATCCAGACCCAGCATGTAAATTAAGTGGATACACATGAATGATAGTATAATAAAGTGTTGTTCACATGTATTATGCGATCATTTTACAATGGTGCGCCTTCCTCACTGACACTGGCAGTAAAGCTTAGTACCTCAGACATTTtggagatggtggtggtgatgtttGTAGTATCTGTATTCTGTTTTCAGGAAACCAAAATGATGATTGCTCCCATAGGCGACTCACCTAAACCACCCCCAGAAAGGGTAACCATGACCTTTCCCGTGGTGAACAGTGCGCGCTGTGTGACATTTGTGTCCACTGGAGGAAGCAAAGCACCTGTTTTAAAGGTAACATTATACCATCTGATCATCATAACAGAGTATTGAATGGTttagaactaaaaaaaaagttatgcgAGTTATTCAGCATTACAGTCCACTATCATACTATAATTACCTTGCAGGATGTTCTGGAGGGTGGTGAAGGTCCACTGTTCCCCGCAGCTCGTGTTGCTCCCCGTAATGGCGAGCTTTTCTGGCTCCTTGATGGCCCCGCTGCTGCCTCACTCAGTATCCCAGTGGAGAGGCTGGATTCTGGATCCAAACTCTAGACATTCCAAAGCATTCCTTCTTTCTTTAGACAGCAAATGCTTACTGATGTAAATAAACCTATATTTTTGAGACATTGTTTCCTTTTTGTTCCATAGCCATTAATTCTAATGGTACGACTACATCCTTTATTGTATCAATATACACTGCGAtgaagtcagaatcagaatcagaatagtatttattgccatggtcagtgggggtcccactaactaggaaagtgcgtccaaataaagtgctgttaataaaataaaataaaataacaaaggctgatcacaaatttaacagtctgatggctgagagTGATGAGTGTAATAAGAAGTAAATACgtcatattatttatttggaaacttgttttgaaatttGGTCAGTGTTTTGAGGCACTTTGGAACTTTTAACAATTTTATTGCTTGTATTTTTGGTGTGGTGGCAAAATGCTCGATCGGATCTTGTGCGTCACAAAATGTTACAAATATTAGGGAAACCATTTTTCCCAAAAAATAAAGGTACACGCCAACTATGTATCTTTATTCGAACTAGCACAGAAAGTACCGCCTGCAGCTACAGCCATATTGGTCCATTcccgatgacgtcacatccgagCCCCACCCCTTTAACTTTGCAGCGTTGTCACCTCAGGAACACAGCTTCTGCTCGACCATGTCTAGAAAC
The genomic region above belongs to Synchiropus splendidus isolate RoL2022-P1 chromosome 19, RoL_Sspl_1.0, whole genome shotgun sequence and contains:
- the LOC128751621 gene encoding zinc finger and SCAN domain-containing protein 2-like isoform X3, whose protein sequence is MKGDSCRDVQRVCHTTRWQPCVASVRYRYHPKLGHAASSSSSSSLKTQLASIMDALSKTAVMEIGRLVEIESKMLKIEITRGRNEIASLTEKLQLMEKLLNIAQAASCSSAGEDGSSLEADRTRSKTLSENQWETITSSSATHRSEEHATSEVLQPAKEQDAPSALKEEPQDVDIKQSKQGREAETDMLKSPVVTKDLDTTTQSIFTDNFASPSTQFSQRGPGRSDTCWTSKVQVADIRSDAANPPPQGPSLHRNMKIHSFWNSNIKRVCCLHCGKNFKCFSQLEIHQRSHTGEKPYRCTLCGKRYAQRGHLYTHQRTHTGEKPYRCPLCGKGFIQKCTLDMHQRTHTGEKPFVCVKCGKSFTKNCNLKKHLKVHFDADLNGFGGDLCASTTYNPTFTGENT
- the pgls gene encoding 6-phosphogluconolactonase, whose amino-acid sequence is MTGRRVVVFPSGAELGPALAQLVTSRAEKAISARGRFTLGLSGGSLVSMLSKELLALPKLDCSKWVVGFCDERRVPFDDPESTYGLYRSQLFSKVNIPDSGILTIDPSQPVAECAEDYTAKLKKAFPDDDIPIFDMLLLGMGPDGHTCSLFPDHPLLEETKMMIAPIGDSPKPPPERVTMTFPVVNSARCVTFVSTGGSKAPVLKDVLEGGEGPLFPAARVAPRNGELFWLLDGPAAASLSIPVERLDSGSKL
- the LOC128751621 gene encoding zinc finger and SCAN domain-containing protein 2-like isoform X1 — protein: MATVRRFRPLSLPPQAWARSFLLLLLLTESRFFFLRSAQNSWDSRRSRTMSTTFSFQTQLASIMDALSKTAVMEIGRLVEIESKMLKIEITRGRNEIASLTEKLQLMEKLLNIAQAASCSSAGEDGSSLEADRTRSKTLSENQWETITSSSATHRSEEHATSEVLQPAKEQDAPSALKEEPQDVDIKQSKQGREAETDMLKSPVVTKDLDTTTQSIFTDNFASPSTQFSQRGPGRSDTCWTSKVQVADIRSDAANPPPQGPSLHRNMKIHSFWNSNIKRVCCLHCGKNFKCFSQLEIHQRSHTGEKPYRCTLCGKRYAQRGHLYTHQRTHTGEKPYRCPLCGKGFIQKCTLDMHQRTHTGEKPFVCVKCGKSFTKNCNLKKHLKVHFDADLNGFGGDLCASTTYNPTFTGENT
- the LOC128751621 gene encoding zinc finger and SCAN domain-containing protein 2-like isoform X2, with the translated sequence MHVTSKAPQFGMKGDSCRDVQRVCHTTRWQPCVASVRYRYHPKLGHAASSSSSSSLKTQLASIMDALSKTAVMEIGRLVEIESKMLKIEITRGRNEIASLTEKLQLMEKLLNIAQAASCSSAGEDGSSLEADRTRSKTLSENQWETITSSSATHRSEEHATSEVLQPAKEQDAPSALKEEPQDVDIKQSKQGREAETDMLKSPVVTKDLDTTTQSIFTDNFASPSTQFSQRGPGRSDTCWTSKVQVADIRSDAANPPPQGPSLHRNMKIHSFWNSNIKRVCCLHCGKNFKCFSQLEIHQRSHTGEKPYRCTLCGKRYAQRGHLYTHQRTHTGEKPYRCPLCGKGFIQKCTLDMHQRTHTGEKPFVCVKCGKSFTKNCNLKKHLKVHFDADLNGFGGDLCASTTYNPTFTGENT